The proteins below are encoded in one region of Belonocnema kinseyi isolate 2016_QV_RU_SX_M_011 chromosome 5, B_treatae_v1, whole genome shotgun sequence:
- the LOC117173318 gene encoding tyrosine-protein phosphatase non-receptor type 14 translates to MPFKFHLKKSRQYDVVSKNQYVLCVELLDSTSIECTLSIGSTGRECLVNVTQRLGFGQPEFFGLCYVSRESPHSFRWMNMDKPLKKELEKRAKNFNVYLRMMYYVVDIQLIQDDFTRYHYYLQMKNDILEGRITCDARVASLLASYSMQAEFGNYDANRHTIDCLQQIIFFPKALTQTEARGQETLLNDAICQYKNLTGVAQSAAEEMYIMNVMQLEGYGYETFIAKDDGNNEVILGVSINGIMVGPSTSQATTFYGWHDISNVISQKKTFRIECQIEGESAKQFAFAESRQAKYVWQLCIDQHHFHMQHQNVPLPERVSNGHFNDANEQITSLRLDNQTENHMRWNSYSDLSTSPCPVVSVSSKDTSNLQALLPPYRPAPDYDTAMQIKYNNGAITSHPYYANQSTIIGADLSCLINNVANRNRY, encoded by the exons ATGccgtttaaatttcatttaaagaagaGTCGGCAATACGACGTCGTCTCGAAGAATCAATACGTACTTTGTGTGGAACTTCTGGACTCAACATCGATAGAATGTACTTTGAGTATTGGAAGTACAGGGAGGGAATGTTTAGTAAATGTAACACAACGCCTCGGTTTCGGACAACCAGAATTTTTTGGCCTGTGTTACGTTTCCAGAGAGAGTCCACATTCCTTTCGATGGATGAATATGGATAAACCTCTTAAAAAAGAGCTTGAAAAAAGGGCTAAAAATTTCAACGTTTACCTACGAATGATGTATTATGTTGTGGATATTCAGCTCATCCAAGATGATTTTACTAG GTATCACTATTATCTACAAATGAAGAACGACATTTTGGAGGGACGAATTACGTGTGATGCGAGGGTAGCTTCGCTTTTAGCAAGTTATTCTATGCAGGCTGAATTTGGAAACTACGATGCGAACAGACACACAATCGATTGTCTCCAGCAAATAATTTTCTTCCCTAAA GCTCTGACACAAACAGAAGCGAGGGGGCAGGAGACTCTCTTAAATGATGCAATTTGCCAGTATAAGAATTTAACTGGAGTGGCGCAATCTGCTGCCGAAGAAATGTATATTATGAATGTAATGCAATTAGAAGGCTATGGTTACGAAACATTCATTGCAAAG GATGATGGAAACAATGAAGTTATTCTTGGTGTTTCTATCAATGGAATCATGGTTGGACCTTCTACATCACAAGCAACAACATTTTATGG gtggCATGACATAAGCAACGTGATTAGTCAGAAAAAGACTTTCAGAATCGAGTGTCAAATTGAAGGCGAAAGTGCAAAACAATTTGCATTCGCCGAATCACGCCAAGCAAAATATGTCTGGCAGTTGTGTATCGATCAACACCATTTTCATATGCAACATCAAAACGTTCCATTACCTGAGCGGGTCAGTAATGGGCATTTT aatgatGCAAATGAACAGATAACTTCTCTTCGTTTGGATAATCAAACTGAGAATCACATGCGCTGGAATAGTTACAGCGACTTGTCGACTTCTCCATGTCCGGTGGTTTCCGTTTCCTCAAAAGACACAAGTAATTTGCAAGCTTTGCTTCCTCCTTATAGACCAGCACCTGATTACGATACAGCAATGCAAATCAAGTACAACAACGGTGCAATTACTTCTCATCCTTATTATGCTAATCAATCCACAATTATTGGGGCTGATCTCTCTTGTCTGATAAACAACGTTGCGAATCGTAACAGATACTGA
- the LOC117172834 gene encoding guanine nucleotide-binding protein subunit gamma-1 has translation MDMVISSLQQQRQVTEQLRREAAIKRITVSKACEDIMKYITEHEQEDCLLVGFSSQKSNPFREKSSCTLL, from the coding sequence atggaCATGGTCATTTCAAGTTTGCAACAGCAGAGGCAGGTGACAGAACAACTTCGCCGAGAAGCTGCAATCAAACGAATCACAGTCAGCAAAGCCTGTGAGGACATCATGAAGTACATCACCGAACACGAGCAAGAAGATTGTTTGCTCGTTGGTTTCTCTTCACAGAAGTCCAATCCCTTTCGTGAGAAAAGCTCCTGCACTCTTCTCTAG